From Helicobacter sp. MIT 99-5507:
AAATCTCTACATCTGCAGGAACAGGTATAGGCGTGCTAAGTGAAGTAATCAATAGATATTCAGATAAGCTTGGTATGAGAGCATCATATAATGTCATGGCAACAGGAAGCAGTGCTGTTATGTCTGGAACAATTCGAGGGCTTACAATAAATGGTGTCCAAATTGGTGCTATAAATGATGTTAGAAAAAATGATTCTGATGGAAGATTGATAAATGCAATCAATTCCGTAAAAGAGAGAACAGGGGTTGAGGCATTTACAGATATTACAGGAAGAATGAATCTAAGAAGCATAGATGGACGCGCAATTAGTATAAAAACACTTGAAGGACATGAAGTCTTTGGCGGTGGAAACTTTACTGGAATTGATGGAGATACTCATGCAGTAGTTGGACGTTTAAGCTTGGTTAGGACAGATGCAAGAGATATTATTATATCTGGTGTGAATTATAGCCATGTAGGATTCCATTCTGAACAAGGAATAGCAGAATACACAGTAAATCTAAGAGCACTAAGAGGTGAATTTGATGCAAATATCGCTTCTGCATCTGGAGCAAATGCAAATGTCGCACAAGCACAATTAAATATCAATGGTATTGGTGCAGGTGTAACAAGTCTAAGAGGTGCGATGGTTGTAATGGATATGGCAGAATCTGCAAGAGCGCAGCTTGATAAAATTAGAGCAGATATTGGTTCAGCACAAATCCAACTTATCGCAACAATAAATAATGTATCTGTTACGCAAGTAAATGTAAAAGCAGCAGAATCTCTAATTAGAGATGT
This genomic window contains:
- a CDS encoding flagellin B; translation: MSFRINTNISALNAHTIGVQNNRSIHNSLEKLSSGLRLNKAADDASGMAIADSLRSQSEALGQAVRNANDAIGMIQVADKAMDEQLKILDTIKTKAVQAAQDGQTTESRRALQSDIIRLLEELDNIANTTSFNGQQMLSGSFSNKEFQIGAYSNTTIKASIGPTSSDKIGHVRMESSSFSGSGMEPENGKDNLTEVALKAIEVDGVNSYELETVKISTSAGTGIGVLSEVINRYSDKLGMRASYNVMATGSSAVMSGTIRGLTINGVQIGAINDVRKNDSDGRLINAINSVKERTGVEAFTDITGRMNLRSIDGRAISIKTLEGHEVFGGGNFTGIDGDTHAVVGRLSLVRTDARDIIISGVNYSHVGFHSEQGIAEYTVNLRALRGEFDANIASASGANANVAQAQLNINGIGAGVTSLRGAMVVMDMAESARAQLDKIRADIGSAQIQLIATINNVSVTQVNVKAAESLIRDVDFAAESATFSKHNILAQSGSFAMAQANLVQQNVLRLLQ